In Methanothrix sp., a genomic segment contains:
- the nadA gene encoding quinolinate synthase NadA, with translation MDTIEEIRALKKERRATILAHNYQIPAVQDIADLAGDSLELSRAAAALDSEVIVFCGVDFMAETAAILSPQKRVVLPVKGAWCPMAHMITPQQLDDLKALYPQAAVVCYVNSTAEIKAKSDICCTSANGVQVTNSLSEDEVIFVPDRNLAAYVARHTKKKIIPWDGYCYVHDHFTPEMVKRAKQLHPGAEFLAHPECRPEVIDLADFVYSTAGMCRHPNTSRAREFIIGTEVGMLYRLKKAHPDREFYPLSEEAICQNMKKTALPDVLRALRTLQPRIVVPEEIAMRARGAIERMLKVRV, from the coding sequence ATGGATACGATAGAAGAGATTCGGGCTTTGAAGAAAGAGCGCCGGGCGACGATTCTGGCTCATAACTATCAGATACCGGCAGTTCAGGATATAGCAGATCTGGCAGGCGACTCCCTGGAGCTATCCCGGGCAGCAGCAGCCCTGGACTCTGAGGTTATAGTCTTCTGCGGTGTGGATTTCATGGCGGAGACGGCAGCCATCTTATCCCCGCAAAAGAGGGTGGTTCTGCCGGTGAAAGGGGCCTGGTGCCCCATGGCCCATATGATCACCCCTCAGCAGCTGGATGATCTGAAGGCCCTCTATCCCCAAGCAGCAGTGGTATGCTATGTGAACTCCACTGCCGAGATCAAGGCGAAAAGCGACATCTGCTGCACATCTGCTAATGGGGTGCAGGTGACAAATTCGTTATCTGAAGACGAGGTCATATTCGTGCCGGACAGAAACCTGGCCGCCTATGTGGCCCGTCATACGAAGAAGAAGATCATCCCCTGGGATGGCTACTGTTATGTTCATGACCACTTCACCCCGGAGATGGTGAAGAGGGCAAAGCAGCTCCATCCAGGTGCAGAGTTTCTGGCCCATCCGGAGTGCCGGCCGGAGGTGATCGACCTGGCTGATTTCGTCTACAGCACTGCAGGCATGTGCAGGCATCCCAATACCAGCCGGGCGCGGGAGTTCATCATCGGCACAGAGGTGGGCATGCTCTACCGCCTGAAGAAGGCCCACCCGGACAGGGAGTTTTATCCTCTGAGCGAGGAGGCTATCTGCCAGAATATGAAGAAGACTGCCCTTCCCGATGTCTTAAGGGCGCTCAGAACCCTGCAGCCGCGGATTGTTGTGCCCGAGGAGATCGCCATGCGGGCGAGAGGGGCGATTGAGAGGATGCTGAAGGTGAGGGTTTAG
- a CDS encoding TfuA-related McrA-glycine thioamidation protein — translation MPEVVVFLGPSLSQVKAEEAFSLQADWRPPARRGDIYRAAREGAKIILLIDGVFFQASSVAHKEVIYALEAGARVLGASSMGALRASELDVYGMEGVGLIYQAYKSGRLVSDDEVALTFDPFTYEPRSEPLVNIRFNLEEAWQRGVISKESRDRLFHCAQALYFPERSYERMMEGAAGLVAEEEVERFREFLAHSQRDFKMEDALEALKRAKEIAEE, via the coding sequence ATGCCAGAGGTCGTCGTCTTCCTAGGGCCAAGCCTATCCCAAGTTAAGGCAGAGGAGGCCTTTTCGCTACAGGCTGACTGGCGCCCTCCTGCCCGGCGGGGCGACATCTACCGGGCGGCCCGGGAGGGAGCAAAGATCATCCTTCTCATCGATGGGGTCTTCTTCCAAGCCTCCTCTGTGGCTCACAAAGAGGTCATATATGCCCTGGAGGCGGGGGCGAGGGTCCTGGGAGCATCGAGCATGGGAGCCCTGCGGGCCTCGGAGCTGGATGTTTATGGCATGGAGGGAGTGGGGCTCATCTATCAGGCTTATAAGAGTGGAAGGCTGGTCTCCGATGATGAGGTGGCGCTGACCTTTGATCCTTTCACCTACGAGCCGCGCTCAGAGCCTCTGGTGAACATCCGCTTCAATCTGGAGGAGGCCTGGCAGAGGGGAGTGATCAGCAAAGAGAGTAGAGACCGGCTCTTTCATTGTGCGCAGGCCCTGTATTTTCCTGAGAGAAGCTATGAGAGGATGATGGAAGGAGCGGCTGGCCTGGTGGCAGAGGAGGAGGTGGAGAGATTTCGCGAATTCCTGGCTCATAGCCAGAGGGACTTCAAGATGGAGGATGCACTGGAGGCCTTGAAGAGGGCCAAAGAGATTGCAGAGGAGTGA
- a CDS encoding DNA polymerase II large subunit produces the protein MAIAQEARSQGLDPTTEVEIPLAVDLAERVEKLIGIPGIAARIREHDAEGMSREEAALAIGIDFAEGRLGGGASKIESVENAIRTSVALLTEGVVAAPMEGIARVELGKNDDGTEYLKVYYAGPIRSAGGTAQALSVLVADYVRRGVGIAPWRPRPEEVERYVEEIGLYKRVAGLQYSPSDDEIRTIVRNCPICIDGEPTEEEEVSGYRDLERIDTNRVRGGIALVSAEGIALKRLKLKKHVSKLGISGWEWLDSLASGKKEGGDSTPKFLRDLIAGRPVFSHPSRPGGFRLRYGRARNTGLAAAGINPASMLLLGEFMAAGTQIKVEQPGKAAAVAPVSSIEGPTVRLLNGDVVRFDSDRDIRAWMPVSSKDPKAIQAALRAHVAEILDLGEILISYGEFLENNRPLAPASYAFEWWAQELLRAGGDPAGCQSIDGEQAIALSRRYGVPLHPAHTYLWHDLSLEEYEQLRELAEEQGRLQIEAGSGKPFQLILPLEAKRYLETLLVLHRVRRGRIIIDDPLPLLLCLGLEPAPADPAAPSTPADPAGPADIAGSSLRRISEGRQGNERTDERAERGEGGAEDRAEDEAEDGMGKEGKDSALACVNRLSGLLVRARAPTRIGARMGRPEKSDRRLMRPPPHVLFPTGEMGGKGRSVQEAAKHSTSSSTGIINVQIERRVCKSCGKEGFAFKCECGSHTEMKRVCPRCNIPAPGRCPKCGEETNAVADMQIDIKKLYFQALENLGEREPESLKGVLGLSSRDKTPEPLEKGILRAKHGINIFKDGTVRYDLTDLPLTHFRPDEIATSPQVLQGLGYTVDMHGHPLTRPEQVCELRIQDIILSRDAGEHLLRVSWFVDELLVKFYHLEPFYNARTPQDLIGKLMIGLAPHTSAGVLCRLIGYTPASAGFGHPFFHAAKRRNCDGDEDCVMLLMDALLNFSMSYLPAKRGGKMDACLVMTTILNPVEVDKEAHNLDLSPAYPLEFYEATLSAASPKELEGRFDLVSQRLGTELQYQGFNFSHATTDIAAGPRNSAYKTLETMIDKMDAQLELARMIRAVDERDVAERVINSHFLPDLIGNLHAFSKQRVRCVKCGAKYRRPPLKESCPRCGGRIILTVHEGSVRKYLEVSIKVAEEYGVSSYTRQRLELLKMEIDSLFKNEKARQTGLADFM, from the coding sequence CGGGTGGAGCTGGGAAAGAATGATGATGGGACGGAGTACCTCAAGGTCTATTATGCCGGGCCGATAAGGTCTGCTGGGGGGACAGCCCAGGCGCTATCCGTTCTCGTCGCCGATTATGTGAGGAGAGGGGTGGGCATCGCCCCCTGGAGGCCGAGGCCAGAGGAGGTGGAGCGCTATGTGGAGGAGATCGGCCTGTACAAGCGGGTGGCTGGCCTGCAGTACTCTCCCTCGGACGATGAGATCAGAACCATTGTGAGGAACTGCCCCATCTGCATAGATGGCGAGCCCACAGAGGAGGAGGAGGTCTCAGGCTACAGGGACCTCGAGAGGATTGATACCAATCGGGTGCGGGGAGGGATTGCCCTGGTCTCAGCGGAGGGCATCGCCCTTAAGCGGCTCAAGCTCAAAAAGCATGTCTCAAAGCTCGGCATATCCGGCTGGGAGTGGCTGGACTCCCTGGCCAGCGGCAAGAAGGAGGGGGGGGACTCAACTCCCAAGTTCCTCCGTGATCTGATAGCAGGAAGGCCGGTCTTCTCCCATCCCTCCCGGCCAGGAGGGTTTCGGCTGCGCTACGGCCGGGCGAGGAACACCGGGCTTGCCGCAGCAGGGATCAATCCGGCCAGCATGCTCCTCCTGGGCGAGTTCATGGCCGCTGGAACCCAGATCAAGGTGGAGCAGCCGGGAAAGGCTGCAGCAGTGGCCCCGGTCAGCTCGATTGAGGGGCCCACAGTGAGGCTGCTCAACGGGGATGTGGTGCGTTTTGACTCCGATCGGGATATCCGGGCATGGATGCCTGTGAGCAGCAAAGATCCCAAGGCCATCCAGGCCGCCCTCAGGGCCCATGTAGCAGAGATCCTGGACCTGGGGGAGATCCTGATCAGCTATGGAGAGTTTTTGGAGAACAACCGCCCTCTGGCCCCGGCCTCATATGCCTTTGAGTGGTGGGCGCAAGAGCTTCTCAGAGCAGGGGGCGACCCCGCCGGCTGCCAGTCCATCGATGGCGAGCAGGCCATCGCCCTCTCTCGAAGATATGGGGTCCCCCTTCATCCCGCCCACACCTACCTATGGCATGATCTATCCCTGGAGGAGTACGAGCAGCTCAGGGAGCTGGCAGAAGAGCAGGGCCGGCTGCAGATCGAGGCTGGATCTGGAAAGCCCTTCCAGCTCATCCTTCCCCTGGAGGCGAAGAGATACCTGGAGACATTGCTCGTCCTGCACCGGGTCCGGAGGGGGAGGATAATAATCGATGATCCTCTGCCCCTCCTGCTCTGCCTGGGATTGGAGCCTGCACCAGCAGATCCAGCCGCCCCATCCACCCCGGCAGATCCCGCCGGGCCTGCAGATATCGCAGGCAGTTCATTGAGGAGGATCTCTGAGGGTCGGCAGGGGAATGAGAGAACTGATGAGAGGGCGGAGAGAGGGGAGGGCGGAGCAGAGGATAGAGCAGAGGATGAAGCAGAGGACGGGATGGGAAAAGAGGGCAAAGACTCGGCCCTGGCCTGTGTCAACCGGCTATCAGGATTGCTGGTCAGGGCGCGGGCGCCCACCCGCATCGGTGCCCGGATGGGCCGCCCTGAGAAGTCTGATCGGCGACTGATGCGTCCCCCTCCCCATGTCCTCTTCCCCACGGGGGAGATGGGGGGCAAGGGCAGGTCGGTTCAGGAGGCGGCAAAGCATTCCACTAGCAGCTCCACCGGGATCATCAATGTGCAGATCGAGAGAAGGGTCTGCAAGAGCTGCGGTAAGGAGGGCTTCGCCTTCAAATGCGAGTGCGGCAGCCATACAGAGATGAAGAGGGTCTGCCCCAGATGCAACATTCCCGCTCCAGGAAGGTGCCCCAAGTGCGGAGAGGAGACCAATGCCGTCGCCGATATGCAGATCGATATCAAAAAGCTCTATTTCCAGGCTCTGGAGAATCTGGGCGAGAGGGAGCCCGAGTCGTTGAAGGGGGTGCTGGGCCTCTCCTCCCGTGACAAGACCCCTGAGCCCCTGGAGAAGGGTATCCTGCGGGCCAAGCATGGGATCAATATCTTCAAGGATGGCACAGTCAGGTATGACCTCACAGATCTGCCGTTAACCCATTTCCGACCGGACGAGATAGCCACCAGCCCACAGGTGCTGCAAGGCCTGGGCTATACAGTGGATATGCATGGCCATCCTCTGACCAGGCCGGAGCAGGTCTGCGAGCTGAGGATCCAGGATATCATCCTTTCCCGTGATGCGGGCGAGCACCTCCTGAGGGTATCCTGGTTTGTGGACGAGCTGCTGGTCAAGTTCTATCATCTGGAGCCCTTCTACAATGCCCGCACCCCCCAGGATCTGATCGGCAAGCTGATGATAGGCCTGGCCCCCCATACCTCGGCTGGAGTCCTCTGCCGCCTGATCGGCTACACCCCGGCCTCAGCAGGCTTCGGCCATCCATTCTTCCATGCCGCCAAAAGAAGGAACTGCGATGGGGATGAGGACTGTGTGATGCTTCTCATGGATGCCCTGCTCAACTTCTCCATGTCCTACCTTCCAGCTAAGCGGGGGGGAAAGATGGATGCCTGTCTGGTGATGACCACCATCCTCAATCCAGTGGAGGTGGACAAGGAAGCTCATAACCTGGATCTGAGCCCGGCCTATCCCCTGGAGTTCTATGAGGCCACTCTATCTGCCGCCAGCCCCAAGGAGCTGGAGGGAAGGTTCGATCTGGTCTCTCAGAGGCTGGGCACAGAGCTGCAGTATCAGGGCTTCAACTTCAGCCATGCCACCACAGATATCGCCGCCGGGCCGAGAAACAGTGCTTACAAGACCCTAGAGACTATGATCGATAAGATGGATGCCCAGCTGGAGCTGGCGCGGATGATCCGGGCGGTTGATGAGCGGGATGTGGCGGAGAGGGTGATCAACTCTCATTTCCTGCCCGACCTGATAGGCAATCTGCATGCCTTCTCCAAGCAGAGGGTGAGGTGCGTGAAGTGCGGGGCCAAGTACAGGAGGCCTCCCCTGAAGGAGAGCTGTCCCCGTTGCGGAGGGAGGATCATCCTCACTGTGCATGAGGGGAGCGTGCGAAAGTACCTGGAGGTCTCGATCAAGGTGGCAGAGGAGTATGGAGTCAGCAGCTACACCAGACAGAGGCTAGAGCTTCTGAAGATGGAGATCGACTCCCTTTTCAAGAACGAGAAGGCCAGGCAGACGGGTCTGGCGGACTTCATGTGA